In a single window of the Motilibacter aurantiacus genome:
- the pgi gene encoding glucose-6-phosphate isomerase: MASAQGDVAAGPAWQRLQQHYETARGLQLRELFDTDPTRGETFTASVGELYVDYSKHRVTAETLELLVALAEERGVPEQFAAMVTGEKINTTESRAVLHTALRAPRGTVVEVDGVDVVPGVHEVLDRMAGFSDAVRSGEWKGFTGKRIRTVINIGIGGSDLGPAMAYDALLPFTQRDLQFRFVSNVDGADIYEATRDIEADETLFIVSSKTFTTQETLANAHTARDWLLGKLGDDAAVAKHFVAVSTNAAAVAEFGIDTENMFGFWDWVGGRYSFPSAIGLSLMIAIGPDGFRELLAGMREVDEHVRTTPLDRNVPVLLGLLGIWYRDFFGAQSHAVLPYSNYLGRLPSYLQQLDMESNGKYVRKDGELVTVDTGPIVWGTPGTNGQHAYYQLIHQGTTLIPADFIGIARPAEDLGEHQDLLVANLFAQTEALAFGRTPEEVRAEGVAEELVQHKTFPGNRPTTTILAPELTPRVLGQLVATYEHKVFTQGVIWGINSFDQWGVELGKVLAKRIAPELTEADIELAHDSSTNALIRTYRRLRGR; the protein is encoded by the coding sequence ATGGCGAGCGCACAGGGCGACGTGGCGGCCGGGCCTGCCTGGCAGCGGCTGCAGCAGCACTACGAGACGGCCCGCGGCCTGCAGCTGCGCGAGCTGTTCGACACCGACCCCACCCGCGGCGAGACCTTCACGGCGAGCGTGGGTGAGCTGTACGTCGACTACAGCAAGCACCGCGTCACCGCGGAGACGCTCGAGCTGCTGGTCGCGCTCGCCGAGGAGCGCGGGGTCCCCGAGCAGTTCGCCGCCATGGTCACCGGCGAGAAGATCAACACGACGGAGAGCCGCGCCGTCCTGCACACCGCGCTGCGCGCCCCGCGCGGCACCGTGGTGGAGGTCGACGGCGTCGACGTCGTGCCCGGGGTGCACGAGGTGCTCGACAGGATGGCCGGGTTCAGCGACGCGGTCCGGTCGGGGGAGTGGAAGGGCTTCACCGGCAAGCGCATCCGGACGGTCATCAACATCGGCATCGGCGGCTCCGACCTCGGCCCCGCGATGGCGTACGACGCCCTGCTGCCCTTCACCCAGCGCGACCTGCAGTTCCGCTTCGTCTCCAACGTCGACGGCGCGGACATCTACGAGGCGACCCGCGACATCGAGGCCGACGAGACGCTCTTCATCGTCAGCTCGAAGACGTTCACCACGCAGGAGACGCTGGCCAACGCGCACACCGCACGGGACTGGCTGCTCGGCAAGCTCGGCGACGACGCCGCGGTGGCCAAGCACTTCGTCGCGGTGTCGACCAACGCGGCGGCGGTGGCGGAGTTCGGGATCGACACCGAGAACATGTTCGGGTTCTGGGACTGGGTCGGCGGCCGCTACTCCTTCCCCTCGGCGATCGGCCTCTCGCTCATGATCGCGATCGGCCCGGACGGCTTCCGGGAGCTGTTGGCCGGGATGCGCGAGGTCGACGAGCACGTCCGCACGACGCCGCTGGACCGCAACGTCCCGGTCCTGCTCGGGCTGCTCGGCATCTGGTACCGCGACTTCTTCGGCGCCCAGTCCCACGCCGTCCTGCCGTACAGCAACTACCTGGGCAGGCTCCCGTCCTACCTGCAGCAGCTGGACATGGAGAGCAACGGCAAGTACGTCCGCAAGGACGGTGAGCTGGTGACCGTCGACACCGGCCCGATCGTGTGGGGCACGCCCGGCACGAACGGCCAGCACGCGTACTACCAGCTGATCCACCAGGGCACGACGCTGATCCCGGCCGACTTCATCGGCATCGCCCGCCCGGCCGAGGACCTCGGCGAGCACCAGGACCTGCTGGTGGCGAACCTCTTCGCCCAGACCGAGGCGCTGGCCTTCGGAAGGACGCCGGAGGAGGTGCGCGCCGAGGGCGTCGCCGAGGAGCTGGTGCAGCACAAGACCTTCCCGGGCAACCGCCCGACGACGACGATCCTCGCCCCCGAGCTGACGCCGCGCGTCCTCGGCCAGCTCGTCGCCACGTACGAGCACAAGGTCTTCACCCAGGGCGTCATCTGGGGCATCAACAGCTTCGACCAGTGGGGCGTGGAGCTCGGCAAGGTCCTCGCCAAGCGCATCGCGCCCGAGCTCACCGAGGCCGACATCGAGCTCGCGCACGACAGCTCCACCAACGCGCTGATCCGCACGTACCGCAGGCTGCGCGGCCGCTGA